A region of Arabidopsis thaliana chromosome 5, partial sequence DNA encodes the following proteins:
- a CDS encoding FKBP-like peptidyl-prolyl cis-trans isomerase family protein (FKBP-like peptidyl-prolyl cis-trans isomerase family protein; FUNCTIONS IN: FK506 binding, peptidyl-prolyl cis-trans isomerase activity; INVOLVED IN: protein folding; LOCATED IN: thylakoid, thylakoid lumen, chloroplast thylakoid membrane, chloroplast thylakoid lumen, chloroplast; EXPRESSED IN: 22 plant structures; EXPRESSED DURING: 13 growth stages; CONTAINS InterPro DOMAIN/s: Peptidyl-prolyl cis-trans isomerase, FKBP-type (InterPro:IPR001179); BEST Arabidopsis thaliana protein match is: FKBP-like peptidyl-prolyl cis-trans isomerase family protein (TAIR:AT4G19830.1); Has 1807 Blast hits to 1807 proteins in 277 species: Archae - 0; Bacteria - 0; Metazoa - 736; Fungi - 347; Plants - 385; Viruses - 0; Other Eukaryotes - 339 (source: NCBI BLink).), with amino-acid sequence MASISSFGCFPQSTALAGTSSTTRCRTTVAARLADQSDDFAPLRSSGGNCGCVNNSGEFDRRKLLVSSVGLLIGALSYDSKDGDFASASQFADMPALKGKDYGKTKMKYPDYTETQSGLQYKDLRVGTGPIAKKGDKVVVDWDGYTIGYYGRIFEARNKTKGGSFEGDDKEFFKFTLGSNEVIPAFEEAVSGMALGGIRRIIVPPELGYPDNDYNKSGPRPMTFSGQRALDFVLRNQGLIDKTLLFDVELLKIVPN; translated from the exons ATGGCGTCAATTTCGTCCTTTGGCTGCTTCCCTCAATCCACAGCGCTCGCCGGAacttcctccaccacc AGATGCCGGACGACTGTGGCTGCTCGATTAGCTGACCAATCAGATGACTTCGCTCCTCTTCGTTCTTCTG GTGGGAATTGTGGATGTGTTAATAATTCTGGAGAGTTTGATCGCAGAAAGTTGTTGGTTTCTTCTGTTGGTTTGTTGATTGGAGCATTGTCATACGATTCTAAAGATGGAGACTTTGCATCAGCTTCTCAATTTGCTGACA TGCCAGCGCTTAAAGGGAAGGATtatggcaaaacaaaaatgaagtaTCCAGATTATACAGAAACACAGTCTGGTCTTCAGTATAAG GATTTGCGAGTAGGAACTGGGCCTATAGCAAAAAAGGGAGACAAAGTTGTG GTTGACTGGGACGGTTACACAATAGGGTACTATGGACGCATATTTGAAGCTCgcaataaaacaaaaggggGTTCTTTTGAG GGCGATGATAAggaatttttcaaatttacctTAGGATCCAATGAG GTGATACCTGCTTTTGAGGAGGCTGTCTCTGGGATGGCTCTCGGTGGTATCAGAAG GATAATTGTACCGCCAGAACTAGGATACCCGGATAATGACTACAACAAGAGTGGGCCGAGGCCGATGACTTTCTCT GGACAACGTGCATTAGATTTTGTGCTGAGGAACCAAGGGCTCATAGACAAGACACTTCTCTTTGATGTTGAACTCCTCAAAATTGTACCCAATTGA
- the NEF1 gene encoding no exine formation 1 (NO EXINE FORMATION 1 (NEF1); LOCATED IN: chloroplast; EXPRESSED IN: 22 plant structures; EXPRESSED DURING: 13 growth stages; Has 1807 Blast hits to 1807 proteins in 277 species: Archae - 0; Bacteria - 0; Metazoa - 736; Fungi - 347; Plants - 385; Viruses - 0; Other Eukaryotes - 339 (source: NCBI BLink).) yields the protein MMPPELQPRLFRPHITASTSEPTQSSSSYSPHMSPASTRNFIDRATPTSRSNNSRFSPSSFAYNGRIAIALVPCAAFLLDLGGTPVVATLTIGLLISYIVDSLNVKFGGFLGIWMSLLAAQISFFFSSSLFSSFNSVPLGLLAAFLCAQTTFLIGCWTSLQFKWLQLENPSIVVALERLLFACVPFTASSFFAWATISAVGMNNSSYYFLLFACVFYWIFAIPRVSSFKTKQEVKYHGGEIPDDSFILGQLESCFLSLNLMFMPLLFHVASHYSVIFSSAASVCDLLLLFFIPFLFQLYASTRGGLWWVTKDSHQLQSIRIVNGAIAMVIIVICLEIRVVFRSFGKYIQVPPPLNYLLVTTTLLGGAAGAGASVLGMISSALSSAFFTALSVIVSSAGAIVVGFPVLFTPLPAVAGLYFARFFTKKSVPSYFAFVALGSLMVIWFVMHNYWDLNIWLAGMFLKSFCKLIVANIIIAMVIPGLVLLPSKFHFLTEAGMVTHALLLCYIEDRFFNYSSIYYYGMEDDVMYPSYMVILTSLIGLAVVRRLFADHRIGQKAVWILTCLYSAKLAMLFLSSKSIVWVSAALLLAVSPPLLLYKEKSKSASKMKPWQGYAHAVVVAVSVWFCRETIFDALQWWHGRPPSDGLLLGSCIVLIGLACIPIVAFHFSHVLSAKRSLVLVVATGCMFILMQPPMPMTWSYHSDMIKAARQSADDISIYGFMASKPTWPSWLLIVSLLLILAAATSLIPIKYVVELRAFYSIAMGLALGVYISAEFFLQAAVLHALIVVTLVCASVFVIFTHFPSASSTKLLPWVFALLVALFPVTYLLEGQVRIKNDLNENVTWGWDTREEDKKVTTMLAIEGARTSLLGLYAAIFMLIALLIKFELTSLLREKFSERSGQSKTQGGARGIFPTRMRLMQQRRATSIQSFAVEKMSEEGAAWMPSVGNVATIMCFAICLILNIHLSGGSSQAIFFLAPILLLLNQDSDLLSGFGDKQRYFPVTVAISTYLALSSLYTVWEEVWFGGNTGWGVEIGGREWFFAVKNLALLILTAPGHIIFNRYVWSYTTKHTDASPMLTVPLSFAAVIITDVFQVRVLGVLGIVYSAAQYVISRQQYMKGLRYI from the exons ATGATGCCACCGGAGCTACAGCCGCGGCTGTTCCGGCCCCATATAACCGCCTCCACCAGTGAACCTACTCAATCTTCCTCCTCTTACTCACCTCACATGAGCCCTGCATCAACCAGAAACTTCATCGATCGAGCTACTCCTACTTCGAGATCCAACAACTCTCGATTCTCTCCATCTTCCTTCGCCTACAATGGACGGATCGCAATTGCTCTTGTCCCTTGCGCCGCCTTCCTCCTCGACCTCGGCGGCACTCCGGTTGTCGCTACACTCACAATCGGCCTCCTCATATCTTACATCGTCGATTCTCTCAATGTCAAATTCGGAGGCTTCCTCGGTATATGGATGTCACTGCTCGCTGCTcagatctctttcttcttctcatcttctctcttttcctccTTCAATTCCGTTCCTCTCGGCTTGCTCGCGGCTTTTCTCTGCGCTCAGACTACTTTCCTCATCGGCTGCTGGACTTCGCTCCAATTCAAATGGCTTCAGCTGGAGAATCCTTCCATTGTTGTCGCTTTGGAGCGTCTCTTGTTCGCATGTGTCCCTTTCACTGCCTCTTCTTTTTTCGCATGGGCAACTATCTCTGCCGTTGGGATGAACAACTCTTCTTACTATTTCCTCTTGTTCGCCTGCGTCTTCTACTGGATTTTCGCTATTCCTagagtttcttctttcaagACCAAGCAGGAAGTTAAGTACCATGGAGGAGAGATCCCTGATGATAGCTTTATCCTTGGACAGCTGGAGAGCTGTTTCCTTTCACTGAATTTGATGTTTATGCCGCTTCTCTTTCACGTGGCGTCACATTACTCTGTGATATTCTCATCTGCTGCTTCAGTTTGTGATTTGCTGCTCCTGTTCTTTATCCCTTTCCTGTTCCAGCTCTATGCTTCGACAAGAGGTGGTCTATGGTGGGTTACCAAGGATTCACATCAGCTGCAGAGCATTCGGATTGTGAATGGGGCTATTGCCATGGTCATTATTGTGATCTGTTTGGAGATTAGAGTTGTTTTCCGCTCTTTTGGAAAGTATATTCAAGTGCCGCCTCCATTGAACTACCTTCTGGTGACTACAACATTGCTTGGAGGTGCTGCTGGTGCTGGTGCTTCTGTTCTTGGAATGATCTCGAGTGCTCTGAGCTCAGCCTTTTTCACAGCTTTGTCTGTGATTGTGAGTTCTGCTGGAGCTATCGTTGTAGGATTTCCAGTTCTG TTTACTCCGCTTCCTGCAGTTGCTGGGCTTTATTTTGCTCGGttttttacaaagaaaagTGTGCCCTCTTACTTTGCATTTGTAGCTCTTGGAAGCTTAATGGTTATATGGTTTGTAATGCATAATTACTGGGATTTAAACATATGGTTAGCCGGCATGTTCCTCAAATCATTCTGTAAGCTTATAGTGGCCAACATTATTATAGCCATGGTGATCCCGGGTCTTGTTCTTCTCCCTTCAAAATTTCACTTCCTGACTGAAGCTGGTATGGTGACCCACGCATTATTACTGTGTTACATCGAGGACCGCTTTTTCAATTACTCAAGCATATACTATTATGGAATGGAAGACGATGTGATGTACCCTAGCTACATGGTTATCTTGACGTCGCTAATAGGATTGGCTGTGGTGAGAAGACTGTTTGCTGACCACCGAATTGGACAAAAGGCAGTCTGGATCTTGACCTGTCTGTATTCAGCAAAGTTGGCTATGCTCTTCCTATCATCGAAATCAATTGTATGGGTGTCTGCAGCTCTATTACTGGCTGTTTCCCCTCCCTTACTTCTATACAA GGAGAAGTCGAAATCTGCCTCTAAAATGAAGCCATGGCAAGGTTATGCTCATGCCGTAGTGGTTGCTGTCTCTGTCTGGTTTTGCCGGGAAACAATATTTGATGCTCTACAGTGGTGGCATGGAAGACCTCCGTCTGATGGTTTGCTTCTTGGTTCCTGCATCGTTTTAATTGGTCTGGCCTGTATACCAATTGTTGCCTTCCACTTTTCGCATGTCCTG tCAGCTAAGAGAAGCTTGGTATTAGTAGTGGCAACTGGATGCATGTTTATTCTGATGCAGCCACCGATGCCTATGACGTGGAGTTACCATTCAGATATGATCAAGGCCGCTCGCCAGTCAGCTGATGACATTTCCATCTATGGATTCATGGCATCCAAACCGACTTGGCCGTCTTGGTTGCTTATTGTGTCACTCCTCTTGATTCTTGCTGCTGCCACATCTCTTATCCCAATCAAATACGTAGTAGAACTGAGAGCATTTTACTCCATTGCCATGGGTTTAGCTCTCGGTGTTTATATATCAGCAGAGTTCTTTCTACAAGCTGCTGTTCTACATGCCCTGATCGTTGTAACACTGGTGTGTGCCTCAGTTTTTGTCATCTTCACCCATTTTCCATCTGCCTCAAGCACAAAGCTGCTTCCCTGGGTGTTTGCTCTTCTCGTGGCTCTATTTCCTGTGACATATTTGTTAGAAGGGCAAGTCAGAATTAAAAACGATCTCAACGAAAATGTTACCTGGGGTTGGGACACAAGGGAGGAGGATAAGAAAGTCACAACCATGTTGGCCATTGAAGGTGCAAGAACATCTCTTCTAGGTCTCTATGCAGCGATATTTATGCTTATAGCTCTCCTGATTAAATTTGAGCTCACTTCGCTTTTGCGTGAGAAATTCTCTGAGAGGAGTGGTCAGTCAAAAACCCAAGGAGGCGCAAGAGGGATTTTCCCGACACGAATGAGGTTGATGCAGCAACGCCGAGCCACCTCGATCCAAAGCTTTGCAGTAGAGAAAATGTCAGAAGAGGGAGCAGCATGGATGCCTTCTGTTGGTAATGTCGCCACCATCATGTGCTTTGCCATATGCTTAATCCTCAACATCCACCTCTCAGGCGGCTCAAGCCAAGCGATATTCTTCCTGGCTCCAATCTTACTTCTCCTGAACCAAGACTCTGATCTCTTATCCGGGTTTGGTGATAAACAGAGATACTTCCCGGTTACAGTAGCCATATCAACATATTTGGCATTATCCTCGCTCTACACTGTATGGGAAGAAGTTTGGTTTGGTGGAAACACAGGTTGGGGAGTCGAAATTGGAGGCCGTGAATGGTTTTTTGCGGTGAAGAACCTGGCTCTCCTAATACTCACAGCACCAGGTCACATCATATTCAACAGGTACGTTTGGAGTTACACCACCAAACACACAGACGCGTCGCCGATGCTGACCGTGCCACTTAGCTTTGCAGCCGTAATAATAACAGACGTGTTTCAAGTTAGGGTTCTGGGAGTTTTAGGCATTGTTTACTCTGCGGCTCAGTATGTGATATCTAGGCAACAATATATGAAAGGGCTGAGGTATATTTAG
- the NEF1 gene encoding no exine formation 1, whose product MMPPELQPRLFRPHITASTSEPTQSSSSYSPHMSPASTRNFIDRATPTSRSNNSRFSPSSFAYNGRIAIALVPCAAFLLDLGGTPVVATLTIGLLISYIVDSLNVKFGGFLGIWMSLLAAQISFFFSSSLFSSFNSVPLGLLAAFLCAQTTFLIGCWTSLQFKWLQLENPSIVVALERLLFACVPFTASSFFAWATISAVGMNNSSYYFLLFACVFYWIFAIPRVSSFKTKQEVKYHGGEIPDDSFILGQLESCFLSLNLMFMPLLFHVASHYSVIFSSAASVCDLLLLFFIPFLFQLYASTRGGLWWVTKDSHQLQSIRIVNGAIAMVIIVICLEIRVVFRSFGKYIQVPPPLNYLLVTTTLLGGAAGAGASVLGMISSALSSAFFTALSVIVSSAGAIVVGFPVLFTPLPAVAGLYFARFFTKKSVPSYFAFVALGSLMVIWFVMHNYWDLNIWLAGMFLKSFCKLIVANIIIAMVIPGLVLLPSKFHFLTEAGMVTHALLLCYIEDRFFNYSSIYYYGMEDDVMYPSYMVILTSLIGLAVVRRLFADHRIGQKAVWILTCLYSAKLAMLFLSSKSIVWVSAALLLAVSPPLLLYKMCREKSKSASKMKPWQGYAHAVVVAVSVWFCRETIFDALQWWHGRPPSDGLLLGSCIVLIGLACIPIVAFHFSHVLSAKRSLVLVVATGCMFILMQPPMPMTWSYHSDMIKAARQSADDISIYGFMASKPTWPSWLLIVSLLLILAAATSLIPIKYVVELRAFYSIAMGLALGVYISAEFFLQAAVLHALIVVTLVCASVFVIFTHFPSASSTKLLPWVFALLVALFPVTYLLEGQVRIKNDLNENVTWGWDTREEDKKVTTMLAIEGARTSLLGLYAAIFMLIALLIKFELTSLLREKFSERSGQSKTQGGARGIFPTRMRLMQQRRATSIQSFAVEKMSEEGAAWMPSVGNVATIMCFAICLILNIHLSGGSSQAIFFLAPILLLLNQDSDLLSGFGDKQRYFPVTVAISTYLALSSLYTVWEEVWFGGNTGWGVEIGGREWFFAVKNLALLILTAPGHIIFNRYVWSYTTKHTDASPMLTVPLSFAAVIITDVFQVRVLGVLGIVYSAAQYVISRQQYMKGLRYI is encoded by the exons ATGATGCCACCGGAGCTACAGCCGCGGCTGTTCCGGCCCCATATAACCGCCTCCACCAGTGAACCTACTCAATCTTCCTCCTCTTACTCACCTCACATGAGCCCTGCATCAACCAGAAACTTCATCGATCGAGCTACTCCTACTTCGAGATCCAACAACTCTCGATTCTCTCCATCTTCCTTCGCCTACAATGGACGGATCGCAATTGCTCTTGTCCCTTGCGCCGCCTTCCTCCTCGACCTCGGCGGCACTCCGGTTGTCGCTACACTCACAATCGGCCTCCTCATATCTTACATCGTCGATTCTCTCAATGTCAAATTCGGAGGCTTCCTCGGTATATGGATGTCACTGCTCGCTGCTcagatctctttcttcttctcatcttctctcttttcctccTTCAATTCCGTTCCTCTCGGCTTGCTCGCGGCTTTTCTCTGCGCTCAGACTACTTTCCTCATCGGCTGCTGGACTTCGCTCCAATTCAAATGGCTTCAGCTGGAGAATCCTTCCATTGTTGTCGCTTTGGAGCGTCTCTTGTTCGCATGTGTCCCTTTCACTGCCTCTTCTTTTTTCGCATGGGCAACTATCTCTGCCGTTGGGATGAACAACTCTTCTTACTATTTCCTCTTGTTCGCCTGCGTCTTCTACTGGATTTTCGCTATTCCTagagtttcttctttcaagACCAAGCAGGAAGTTAAGTACCATGGAGGAGAGATCCCTGATGATAGCTTTATCCTTGGACAGCTGGAGAGCTGTTTCCTTTCACTGAATTTGATGTTTATGCCGCTTCTCTTTCACGTGGCGTCACATTACTCTGTGATATTCTCATCTGCTGCTTCAGTTTGTGATTTGCTGCTCCTGTTCTTTATCCCTTTCCTGTTCCAGCTCTATGCTTCGACAAGAGGTGGTCTATGGTGGGTTACCAAGGATTCACATCAGCTGCAGAGCATTCGGATTGTGAATGGGGCTATTGCCATGGTCATTATTGTGATCTGTTTGGAGATTAGAGTTGTTTTCCGCTCTTTTGGAAAGTATATTCAAGTGCCGCCTCCATTGAACTACCTTCTGGTGACTACAACATTGCTTGGAGGTGCTGCTGGTGCTGGTGCTTCTGTTCTTGGAATGATCTCGAGTGCTCTGAGCTCAGCCTTTTTCACAGCTTTGTCTGTGATTGTGAGTTCTGCTGGAGCTATCGTTGTAGGATTTCCAGTTCTG TTTACTCCGCTTCCTGCAGTTGCTGGGCTTTATTTTGCTCGGttttttacaaagaaaagTGTGCCCTCTTACTTTGCATTTGTAGCTCTTGGAAGCTTAATGGTTATATGGTTTGTAATGCATAATTACTGGGATTTAAACATATGGTTAGCCGGCATGTTCCTCAAATCATTCTGTAAGCTTATAGTGGCCAACATTATTATAGCCATGGTGATCCCGGGTCTTGTTCTTCTCCCTTCAAAATTTCACTTCCTGACTGAAGCTGGTATGGTGACCCACGCATTATTACTGTGTTACATCGAGGACCGCTTTTTCAATTACTCAAGCATATACTATTATGGAATGGAAGACGATGTGATGTACCCTAGCTACATGGTTATCTTGACGTCGCTAATAGGATTGGCTGTGGTGAGAAGACTGTTTGCTGACCACCGAATTGGACAAAAGGCAGTCTGGATCTTGACCTGTCTGTATTCAGCAAAGTTGGCTATGCTCTTCCTATCATCGAAATCAATTGTATGGGTGTCTGCAGCTCTATTACTGGCTGTTTCCCCTCCCTTACTTCTATACAA AATGTGCAGGGAGAAGTCGAAATCTGCCTCTAAAATGAAGCCATGGCAAGGTTATGCTCATGCCGTAGTGGTTGCTGTCTCTGTCTGGTTTTGCCGGGAAACAATATTTGATGCTCTACAGTGGTGGCATGGAAGACCTCCGTCTGATGGTTTGCTTCTTGGTTCCTGCATCGTTTTAATTGGTCTGGCCTGTATACCAATTGTTGCCTTCCACTTTTCGCATGTCCTG tCAGCTAAGAGAAGCTTGGTATTAGTAGTGGCAACTGGATGCATGTTTATTCTGATGCAGCCACCGATGCCTATGACGTGGAGTTACCATTCAGATATGATCAAGGCCGCTCGCCAGTCAGCTGATGACATTTCCATCTATGGATTCATGGCATCCAAACCGACTTGGCCGTCTTGGTTGCTTATTGTGTCACTCCTCTTGATTCTTGCTGCTGCCACATCTCTTATCCCAATCAAATACGTAGTAGAACTGAGAGCATTTTACTCCATTGCCATGGGTTTAGCTCTCGGTGTTTATATATCAGCAGAGTTCTTTCTACAAGCTGCTGTTCTACATGCCCTGATCGTTGTAACACTGGTGTGTGCCTCAGTTTTTGTCATCTTCACCCATTTTCCATCTGCCTCAAGCACAAAGCTGCTTCCCTGGGTGTTTGCTCTTCTCGTGGCTCTATTTCCTGTGACATATTTGTTAGAAGGGCAAGTCAGAATTAAAAACGATCTCAACGAAAATGTTACCTGGGGTTGGGACACAAGGGAGGAGGATAAGAAAGTCACAACCATGTTGGCCATTGAAGGTGCAAGAACATCTCTTCTAGGTCTCTATGCAGCGATATTTATGCTTATAGCTCTCCTGATTAAATTTGAGCTCACTTCGCTTTTGCGTGAGAAATTCTCTGAGAGGAGTGGTCAGTCAAAAACCCAAGGAGGCGCAAGAGGGATTTTCCCGACACGAATGAGGTTGATGCAGCAACGCCGAGCCACCTCGATCCAAAGCTTTGCAGTAGAGAAAATGTCAGAAGAGGGAGCAGCATGGATGCCTTCTGTTGGTAATGTCGCCACCATCATGTGCTTTGCCATATGCTTAATCCTCAACATCCACCTCTCAGGCGGCTCAAGCCAAGCGATATTCTTCCTGGCTCCAATCTTACTTCTCCTGAACCAAGACTCTGATCTCTTATCCGGGTTTGGTGATAAACAGAGATACTTCCCGGTTACAGTAGCCATATCAACATATTTGGCATTATCCTCGCTCTACACTGTATGGGAAGAAGTTTGGTTTGGTGGAAACACAGGTTGGGGAGTCGAAATTGGAGGCCGTGAATGGTTTTTTGCGGTGAAGAACCTGGCTCTCCTAATACTCACAGCACCAGGTCACATCATATTCAACAGGTACGTTTGGAGTTACACCACCAAACACACAGACGCGTCGCCGATGCTGACCGTGCCACTTAGCTTTGCAGCCGTAATAATAACAGACGTGTTTCAAGTTAGGGTTCTGGGAGTTTTAGGCATTGTTTACTCTGCGGCTCAGTATGTGATATCTAGGCAACAATATATGAAAGGGCTGAGGTATATTTAG
- a CDS encoding Major facilitator superfamily protein (Major facilitator superfamily protein; FUNCTIONS IN: transporter activity; INVOLVED IN: oligopeptide transport; LOCATED IN: membrane; EXPRESSED IN: 21 plant structures; EXPRESSED DURING: 13 growth stages; CONTAINS InterPro DOMAIN/s: PTR2 family proton/oligopeptide symporter, conserved site (InterPro:IPR018456), Oligopeptide transporter (InterPro:IPR000109), Major facilitator superfamily, general substrate transporter (InterPro:IPR016196); BEST Arabidopsis thaliana protein match is: peptide transporter 5 (TAIR:AT5G01180.1); Has 1807 Blast hits to 1807 proteins in 277 species: Archae - 0; Bacteria - 0; Metazoa - 736; Fungi - 347; Plants - 385; Viruses - 0; Other Eukaryotes - 339 (source: NCBI BLink).), translating into MVASEIKSPVSVPETPGSSSVHHRKQLSVFFIESDNRRLALGRGYTGGTTPVNIHGKPIANLSKTGGWIAAFFIFGNEMAERMAYFGLSVNMVAFMFYVMHRPFESSSNAVNNFLGISQASSVLGGFLADAYLGRYWTIAIFTTMYLVGLIGITLGASLKMFVPDQSNCGQLSLLLGNCEEAKSWQMLYLYTVLYITGFGAAGIRPCVSSFGADQFDEKSKDYKTHLDRFFNFFYLSVTLGAIIAFTLVVYVQMELGWGMAFGTLAVAMGISNALFFAGTPLYRHRLPGGSPLTRVAQVLVAAFRKRNAAFTSSEFIGLYEVPGLKSAINGSRKIPHSNDFIWLDKAALELKEDGLEPSPWKLCTVTQVEEVKILIRLIPIPTCTIMLSLVLTEYLTLSVQQAYTLNTHIQHLKLPVTCMPVFPGLSIFLILSLYYSVFVPITRRITGNPHGASQLQRVGIGLAVSIISVAWAGLFENYRRHYAIQNGFEFNFLTQMPDLTAYWLLIQYCLIGIAEVFCIVGLLEFLYEEAPDAMKSIGSAYAALAGGLGCFAATILNNIVKAATRDSDGKSWLSQNINTGRFDCLYWLLTLLSFLNFCVFLWSAHRYKYRAIESEEDKSSAVL; encoded by the exons ATGGTTGCTTCTGAGATTAAATCCCCGGTGAGTGTCCCCGAGACTCCGGGAAGCTCCTCTGTGCATCATAGGAAGCAGTTGAGTGTGTTCTTCATAGAATCAGATAACAGACGTCTTGCTCTTGGCCGTGGCTATACCGGAGGAACCACTCCCGTTAACATCCATGGCAAACCCATCGCCAATCTTTCCAAAACCGGTGGTTGGATCGCagctttcttcatttttg GAAATGAAATGGCAGAGAGAATGGCGTATTTCGGACTCTCGGTGAACATGGTGGCGTTCATGTTCTACGTAATGCATAGGCCTTTTGAAAGTTCATCAAACGCAGTCAACAACTTCCTTGGCATCTCTCAAGCCTCCTCTGTTCTTGGAGGCTTCTTAGCCGACGCTTACTTGGGTCGATACTGGACTATTGCCATCTTCACTACCATGTATCTTGTC GGTTTGATAGGAATAACATTGGGGGCAAGTTTGAAGATGTTCGTACCAGACCAGAGCAACTGTGGCCAGTTATCATTGCTCTTAGGAAATTGTGAAGAAGCCAAATCTTGGCAAATGCTTTATCTCTACACGGTTCTCTACATAACCGGATTCGGAGCTGCTGGTATAAGGCCATGTGTTTCCTCATTTGGTGCTGACCAGTTTGATGAGAAGAGCAAAGACTACAAGACACATTTAGACcgtttcttcaacttcttctatCTATCGGTCACTTTAGGCGCAATCATTGCCTTCACTTTGGTGGTATATGTTCAAATGGAACTTGGTTGGGGTATGGCTTTTGGCACATTGGCCGTAGCCATGGGGATTTCTAATGCTTTGTTCTTTGCTGGTACACCGCTTTATCGGCATAGGTTGCCTGGTGGTAGTCCCTTGACTAGGGTAGCTCAGGTCTTAGTTGCCGCTTTCCGCAAACGAAATGCAGCTTTCACAAGCAGTGAGTTCATCGGTCTTTACGAAGTTCCTGGCTTGAAATCTGCTATTAATGGCAGTCGTAAAATCCCTCATTCCAATGATTTCAT ATGGCTAGACAAGGCGGCACTTGAGTTGAAAGAAGATGGATTGGAACCATCTCCATGGAAGCTATGCACAGTAACACAAGTAGAGGAAGTGAAGATTCTGATCAGATTGATTCCAATCCCAACATGCACTATAATGCTGAGTCTGGTCTTGACTGAGTATCTTACACTCTCAGTGCAACAAGCTTACACACTCAACACACACATTCAACACCTCAAGCTTCCAGTGACCTGCATGCCAGTTTTCCCAGGCCTAAGCATTTTCCTCATTCTCTCCCTTTATTACTCTGTCTTCGTCCCTATCACCAGAAGAATCACTGGCAATCCTCATGGTGCTTCCCAGCTTCAAAGAGTGGGCATAGGGCTAGCAGTTTCAATCATATCAGTAGCTTGGGCTGGGCTATTCGAGAACTACAGGAGACATTACGCGATACAAAATGGTTTTGAGTTCAACTTCTTGACCCAAATGCCTGATCTAACCGCGTACTGGTTGTTAATCCAGTACTGTCTCATCGGAATCGCAGAGGTTTTCTGCATAGTAGGGCTATTGGAGTTCCTTTACGAGGAAGCTCCGGATGCTATGAAGAGTATTGGTTCGGCTTACGCTGCTCTAGCCGGCGGGTTAGGGTGTTTTGCTGCCACCATTTTGAACAATATTGTCAAGGCTGCGACTCGGGACTCAGATGGGAAATCGTGGTTATCGCAGAACATAAACACGGGGAGATTCGACTGCTTGTACTGGTTGCTCACACTTCTGAGCTTTTTGAATTTCTGTGTGTTCCTTTGGTCAGCGCATAGGTACAAGTACCGAGCTATCGAGTCTGAGGAAGACAAGAGTAGTGCTGTTCTTTAA